A genomic segment from Alistipes senegalensis JC50 encodes:
- a CDS encoding glycoside hydrolase family 88 protein gives MKKPLFVLFCCLSATLVVSESFAQRFVRRSLDRACVQAAQLDSELTDTTLYPTSLDRAGALELKSIRSWVSGFFPGTLWLLYGETQDPSWLWRARRRTAALAGLSSYERTHDLGFMVGCPVGLGLRLTGDKAYERLLVETSETLLKRFDPKVGLIRSWDNKNRQPDPYLVIIDNMMNLEMLFEASRLTGDPRFRDVAVAHANTTLRNHFREDGSAYHIVVYDSATGRVREHRGGQGYSSTSAWARGQSWGLYGFTMCYRETGDARYLARAVKSAEYILNHPNLPKDGVPYWDFDRPGEERDASAGAVIASGLLELSEYVPREQSRRYVRAARRILRSLSSDRYLNAAGSAHGFLLSHSVGHKPKGSQVDVPIIYADYYFLEALLRYRQLD, from the coding sequence TCGTTTCGGAATCGTTCGCACAGCGTTTTGTCCGCCGGTCGCTGGACCGCGCCTGCGTCCAGGCGGCGCAGCTGGATTCCGAACTTACGGATACGACGCTCTACCCGACGAGTCTGGACCGTGCGGGCGCCCTTGAGCTGAAAAGCATCCGCAGCTGGGTGAGCGGCTTTTTCCCGGGCACCCTGTGGCTCCTTTACGGCGAAACGCAGGACCCCTCGTGGCTTTGGCGCGCCCGTCGCCGCACGGCGGCCCTTGCGGGGCTTTCGTCTTACGAACGTACCCACGACCTGGGCTTCATGGTCGGCTGTCCGGTGGGTCTCGGGTTGAGGCTTACCGGCGACAAGGCTTATGAGCGGCTGTTGGTGGAAACGTCGGAGACGCTGCTGAAGCGTTTCGATCCCAAAGTGGGGCTGATTCGTTCGTGGGACAACAAGAACCGCCAGCCGGACCCCTATTTGGTGATCATCGACAACATGATGAATCTGGAAATGCTTTTCGAGGCGAGCCGGCTGACGGGCGATCCGCGGTTCCGCGATGTCGCCGTCGCCCATGCCAACACGACGCTTCGCAACCATTTCCGCGAGGACGGGAGCGCTTATCACATCGTCGTTTACGACTCCGCCACGGGCCGTGTGCGCGAGCACCGCGGCGGTCAGGGCTATTCTTCGACTTCGGCGTGGGCCCGCGGTCAGAGCTGGGGCCTCTACGGCTTTACGATGTGCTACCGCGAGACGGGCGACGCGCGTTATCTGGCCCGTGCCGTGAAGAGCGCGGAGTATATTCTCAACCACCCGAATCTCCCCAAGGACGGGGTTCCGTACTGGGATTTCGACCGTCCGGGCGAAGAGCGCGACGCCTCGGCGGGCGCCGTCATCGCCTCGGGGCTGCTCGAACTTTCGGAGTATGTCCCGCGTGAACAGTCGCGCCGTTACGTGCGCGCCGCACGCCGGATTCTGCGGAGCCTCTCTTCGGACCGCTACCTGAACGCCGCGGGCTCTGCGCACGGGTTCCTGCTCTCGCACAGCGTGGGCCACAAACCCAAGGGAAGCCAGGTAGACGTGCCGATCATCTATGCGGACTACTATTTTCTCGAAGCGCTGCTTCGCTACCGACAACTCGATTAA